The region GCCTGTTTAAATTTCAAATGGATAACATAAATGAAGAAATCGATGAAAATATGAGCTCGTTAGAAAAAGCTATACTTTATGGAAACAGTAATTTAAAATGTCGTAAAATggtatttataaaagatataataaaactattaaatgatatagaTTATGAAGATTTtcaaaaagatatatatcccttattagtaaaattatgtgaagaaaatagtgaaataaaatatgaagtatgtaataaaataggggatttgtgtgcatatatattacagaataataatgatggtTGTAGTAGTGTAAtaagtttattatttccaattattgaaaattttataattaattataaaaatcataaaaatatattaagatatatattgaaatcgttattaatattatcaacACATGTTAATGTAAAAACTCGAAAGAGACAAGTGTttccatttattatatatctaATATGCAATGACCCCTATATGCAGATCGGGTTTATTCTGTTAATTAAAatgtgttatatttttgatagaGATAATATAGCTATATATAAGGTTTTGATTCCTTTTATAGAAAAGCATTGTAtaagtaataatattgaatggaaaatattgatatcgtcttatttttttaatatttgtaaaatgCTGGATGAAAGTAATTTTATAAGAAaccaaatttttatttttaagcaTTTATGTAATGATGAATAtgatacaataaaaattattaacatttttaattgtacTCATTTGTCatctatatattcaaaaaatttgttttttaatttctttcttcctatatttaataattttctaaaaaataataatctatatgttttttactactctttaataaatctgctattatttttatgtatatttgaagatatcaatataattcatccattttatattcgaaaattaattttttttttcaacaatTTGTTTTCTTCACACCTTTTTACtctgaattatttaaatgaaacgGCCAAGAAAAAGACgaactatatttttctcgACAATACTGATGGGGTATATGATGACTCAAATTCAGCACAAATTTGGAATGGAGAAGAAAAAAGAGATGACACACCATCATATTCATTAAATGAAACTGATATGGCTACTGATTTTCAAAATTCTAAAAGTGAAAAAACTAATGAACCCACTATACAAAATAGAATTTCGgatgaattaaaatattatgctaattatttaaacgGAGATATGTGTAAAGAAAACCAGCAAAATTTAGATGAAGTGATTGAAAATGGCATAActagaaaaatatgtaatgaTGAGCAAAATTTAAGTGCTGGGTATGATATTATAAGCCCTATAGATGGAAAGGGATTGTGGgtagaagaaaaaaaaaatacacatcCAAATCCCCAAGCACAAGAGCTAGAACAAAACAAATCCGATacgaatatttataatgaaaGTGGTGAACGTGATGGAGTAGCCATTGTGAGCAAACCATGTGAGGTTGAATCAGTTGGAgaatcaaaaaatgaaatattttctagTGAATCTGAAATGTTAAATAAGAACAAAATGGAAAGTGTTTTACTTACATCAGAAATTTCAGAATTAGAGTGTTCATCTGTCCAAGAATTATCaaatgaaattatatatgacgaaaatatttatatttttatgaataatgAATTGATAAAcgatttaataattaaaaatcatcatttttgttCTAGTATAAGtcaatttttcaaaacacATGGTaatgattattataaaaatggtagTCGTgacaaatatattgatcgaaacataataaatttaatgaaaaaaagcaGTGATGatattttagaaaataaaataaatggagAAACAATTGAAGGTGAAGAATTCGAAaaagatgaagaaaatgattttaTCAACATAAATGAGAAAGACATAAAATACAtcgataatatatttaatcatgatgataatattgatatattaCAAATTAAAGGGTGTTATTATAGTGAattagaaataataaaaaatgatataatatatggaaaaatgCTCTTAAGGGAAAAAAGGAGGGTACACAAaattaacaataataatatgtacGATAGTAGTGATAATATAACTTTTGATATAGATTATgaagatatatatactattgAAGGTGTTGATTTAgattctttaaaaaaactgTTTTTGTTTGATACCCCAAATAATGTGATTGTTTcgtataatataaatgcagTATATATTACTGCTCTTCATATACCTggattaattttaatattaaaagaatattttttccgatttttttcacatgtgttttttttcatatgcacatatccatattattttgtaagaAAAACAATAGCATCATTGTTTTATGATATCCTCAGTAATTTGATGGAATcaccattttttaaaataaatacagaTAAACTATATGAGGAcagaataaatatgaaaaagcaaaaaaaattttttaaaataaataaaaaaatcgaggaaacagataaaaaaaaaataaaggaagAATGCCCAGATGATATAGAAAAggaacaaaataatgataataattatgaaggTGAAAATTCTAATGAGCAAtctaatttatatacacacaaagaggataatataaaatatcagGATATAagtcatatttataaaaaggaaCACCCTGAAATAGCGAAAACATTTAACAATGACTATGgggcatataataatatggagcacatacaaaattatagttTTGCAGGAAGTGGCAAAAGTTGTGAAAATTCTGAGGAGCATATCAATAGTTGTATTGTGGAAAAACCTGAGGAATTAGAAaatgagaaaaataaattatgtgaTGAAACATGGGATATGATATATTCTAATAATAGTAACACTAACGATAGTCATTATAGCCTTGATCAAGATCATACAAAACAGATTGCAACAGATACAATAGACCAAACcaaagaagaagaaaatgatattcaattaaaaaaagtaacaaACAATACACAAAGTTATAGCAAAAAATGGAGCTATGATaagatgataaaaaagattcaaaataaaataaacagtGATTTGTATGcaaatgatttttttattaacgaagaaaatgagaattattttttttataaaaattttcttgGCAAGTAtgaaatgatatatatgaaatatattcaaaagtttaagaaatattattctGATAATTCTCcgttgtatttttttcatttttttatttattactttttaaatgattCAAATGTATTAGTTAAGAAggctattttaaaaaattatgataaaattatagaaTTTTTTCCTAATAATACTCAAAaagtttttataaaatacttGTCTAGTGTGCTAAATTTCAAAACATTGAATTATTCTTTACGCAAAAAAGTttcaaaaattgtttttaaaattctATCCAAAATTAATGATGCAAAGATTGTTAGGAATTATCTTTTCCCCATTTTTATGCGGTACGTTTTTTTCTTGATTCACTGAATATGTATGCATCCAGATTttcgatttatttttatttcaatcATTTGCCACCCTTTTTGTCAAGTTGATTAAATGAGAagaatatgtatattttgtatCTATTTCgaattcattttattttattcattttcatttggaTATTTCCCCTTATACAGGCTATGTAAAGATGAAGCTGCAATAATACGTACCTACACCTCGAgttacttttatttattcataaaaaagggATGCCCCCGCATAtagtataattttaataaaaaaacgtaTTATATAGTTTGTTAtgcttataaaataaatcgtTTATATAGCACATTTATGTTATGAAATGGCACttcaatatataatcactaattatatgctatatatgtacatataaaacactattataattttctccCCCCTTTTAAtagcaatttttttaagaatgGAGGTGAAATATTACCATTGGAGGATTACAAAAAGGGTTAGCTTATTAAAAAGAGATAATCATAATATcgttttttcatttttcatatcattttcatgatatctaatatatttttcaatagTTTTTACTGagcatataattttttccctATTGCATACCTATTTTTcagatataatattaacaaattcagaaaatgatgaattaAGGAGTTTCCACTTCATAAGCGGAGAGGAAATACATGTATTAAAAACAGTTATATCCACATTTTacaagtaaaaaaaatcataaaaaaacaaaatttaattacaCCTTATGGTTCAAAAAAGGATAAACTCAAAATgcatgatatatatatcaccCTTTTGTATTTCTTAGGAGTAACCGTTTTTATGATAGGCAGGtcttcataaaaatatgcgaTGGCATAATTAAGTAATGCTAAAAAAgctataataaaaaatatattatgaatatggGTGTGTTTTTACTATTTCCCATAGCCtttgttcattttttattatttatatatatatatttccctttttttcaGTGAATGCCCAAAGAATTTGTttttactatattttttgaaaccCTTTATAAACTTGTCTGATGATAAAGTTCACGTTGTGCGAATGACGTGGGAAAATTGCGTTTGTTCGCAAATACAGAAAAGGGGATATATACTAACCGTCCCAAGGGTAAGAAATTGCACACTTATCACTGCGCATTTGTACTTATACACTTGCTCATTTCCTATTGATTATATCTATAGTATTGTACTTGATTTTATTCGTCACATAATTTGTACGCTTACTAGTGtagtttcatttttcaaacattttttttcgattttttttcaggttttagaaaaattaaataatttacatgaagaaaataatataaacgGTGTAGAAGCAATTATAGATTATGACgttaacaaatataatagcaTATCCATTGAAACATTCGATCTTGATGATCTtgattcataaaatatattatttatgtgaatataatatcatgttgtatatacataaagaAAGATACATAAAGTAACATTTGTTTcgtgttttttatttgttttcgtctttttgttttttgtgtcatttcatttatacgtaataatataaataaattaattatttgatataagAAACTCGAATTAGTAAATTAAAACAGGAACATCAATTAATTATTCTCTTAAATATTTGCTCAAACagttttaaatttattttaatttgctTTCTTAATAGTCCCTATGATTGCCATTATTTATCTCAAAATTTGGCAGTGCTTATTTTCGCTTTAAAcccttaaaaaatattcacacacatatatatatgtgtgtatcttttatataaatgaggaatatttatacatattcaaatgcgaaataaaaatttattttattttggataagcttttattaaaatgatatgattttgatttttaatatgcctaaatatttcatcaatatatgcaatatttcttaaatggtttaataataaatggatTTTTGCATAAGTTTGTaaagaatattttgtttgattaattttttgaaactCTGtgaaatttgtatatttatcacTTATTTCTGAATTTGATTGTGTTTTATTCCCATCTTTAAAActtgaattattattatcatgatcgtcattttgtttatcaatattttcCTTTGTACGAATGTCAGCGTTGCATATTAAAAGGATATCTACAGGGGTACTATTTAGaagataatttttaatttgattaATTTTACGATCCATATCATGTGTTTCAcaattatgatatatttggATTTTCTTTGTTTTAACTGATGGATCTATGTTATAATAaggaattttttttttataattcccTATATTGAAATTAGTTCCCAAATATGGCGATTTCCCCTCTTtatcaataaatatatttgatgaTATGCTACTGGGCATATCTTCTATAGTAACTTTATTAGTAGTAATTTCTCCATATCTGTTTGATTTTGagatattttctttttcttctgCGTTTGTGTTTTTCCGCTCTGTCTTTCGTTCGtcataacaattttttttaacaaacgaataatcattaatttttttttttagcttGCCATCATTAGTATTGTATTCCCTAAttaaagtatatattttatctttttttaaaaatggtaataaaatatattttggatttatattataataaaatattagcTTTAGGAAGTTTCCTTTTTCGATAAAGGGCATCCTTATTCTAGCATTGGTATCCTTTAAAAGGGAAAAAGTTATTATGTTTgggataaaaataatataatttaataaaatcacaaataatgttaaattatatgaaaaaaaatacaaaatttttattttgtttatttcacggttatcataatattttcgtAATCAcggtatatattttttttttatattaaaaataaatttccaggaaaattaatatatgcatacatccAATATTGTTTCATTAAAATCACAGAAGATTGTTAACACAtttaaatttgataaataaaaaaatgtttatttgtttttataatatttcttacacatattatttataatgtaaaaataaaattttccaaatttgtaaaatatatataatttttatggaAATACACAACAATAAAAGTGAGAATATAATACACGAAATAATACTCACTTAATCATTAAATATCGCTTATACTActatgatataaaaaataatataaaaaggatgataataatatgtgaTGTAATTAATAAGTACAAAATCGAAAAgtgataaaacaaaaataatagtgaaatatcatatattacCACATCTCATCActtaaaatacaaaaaaaaatattaatatattagcAGATACATATGTCATAAAGGCAATAAAAAGGATTGGTAATACATGTATAGGGTAAACTGATCAGAAACTACACAATTAAGAATAATTCGATGTGTGTAAATTCTCCTTACTAACGGAAATGATATACATACAcgcacacatatatatttgaataaaaatgtttgtATGTTcacaataaataaaagatacTTGTGAATtccaatatatttttgcttTAAAAGGTAACGAAAATAGCTAAATAGTAAtgtaaagataaaaaaattataccaGAAGGCCAAAGAGTTtcgatataaatattgcaAACAATTTATAGTATATTCATAGGAAATATCTTACTTATTGTGTATTTTGTATGTGATTATATATAGGTATATgtaaatgtaaaataaatcaaaaatattttttctaaggGAAAGGTAAACTTATACATGCTTATATGCAGGTAAGCACATAactaaaaagaaaaaaaaatgggatTAGTATTCTCCTCAATATTTTCTCGTTTATTTTcgaataaagaaataagaatattaatattaggTTTAGATAATGCTGGTAAGACAACCATATTGAATAGATTACAATTAGGCGATATAGTTCAGACAATACCAACAATAGGATTTAATGTAGAAACAgtgaattataaaaatttaaaattacaaGTGTGGGATTTGGGAGGCCAATCCTCTATTAGGCCATACTGGAGATgctattataaaaatacgaatgctattatttatgttattgATAGTTCAGATGATGAAAGGATaattaatacaaaatacGAGATAAATACGATTTTAAAGGAACCAGATTTAGAAGGTGTTTTGTTAGTTATATTAGCAAACAAGCAGGATGTAAATAGTTGCCTTCCCATATCACAAATATCAAaagatttaaatttaacaaCAATAAGAGATAGACAATGGGCAATTTTTGGTACTAGTGCTACGAAAAATGAAGGAATTACAGAAGCTTTGGATTGGCTTGTTAgcaatttaaaataatttgtacatattatatgtatgtatgaGCGTGCAGtgtgtttttataaaaataggattttattatttgggTATATAAGCCTAAGAGCATGTAAATCCTGCAATtggtacatatatattttacactTTAGGGAATTTtgagtttttatttttgaatttatacttttaatttataataatatttgtgtaaaaaaatatttattattattcttatttattttgttacatgtaacacatttttttcttaaactATTAAATACTGTTGTTTGGTatttgtatgtatatatatatgcatgcataattatatgcggaattattattttaatattttttttagttattattttgattataaATTCTTCGATAATATTGAaatgcattttttgtttaacaattttctgattgtttcatatttttttatcttccatacattatttattttgtatatatattagaaAACTTcgaacaaaatttataaggTATGTGTATAAATACGTCGTTACCTTTCATTTACTAAGCTGAAAAagatatgtaaatataagaaaaaattccaggttaaatattttataataaagataatttattttaagaaATGTAGAAcgatttttttgtgaataCTTTGGGtttatttcttaaaaaataaatatacccCTTTTTATTCGATTTATTGGGGCCTCATTATTTTACCGTtttaacaataaaataatctGAATACATAATGAAACGAGCCACCAACTTGAagaatacaatttttttgaaaaatttacGATAGTAAGTTTATATATGGGGAAATAATTGCATAATTGTTCTTAAATAGTGTAGTTTTCCAAATTGAAATTGATTTTGTTTGATATAAGTAGTATAATTGGACATGTGacatatatgaatatatatctatgtgaattttattttaaaaatatatcccTTCTTTTTTGTCGTTTCCCCAAAGCTTTAACACATCACTTATTAAATCGAAGATAGATGTACTTGAGAATTAtgcgaaaaaaaatcagTTGCACAAACTGAGGATGGATCATCTATTTGAAGTGTTTAAATTGTAGGTGGATATTTTAATGATAGAAATcataatggaaataatagcattgaataattataagaTTGGGAAATTTTAACGTTTTTTTAGGTCAAAGACTGAGGAAGATTATAAATTGTCTCtgcatttattaaatgtttACTATAACTTTGGTAGAAATTTAAATACACAACAGGatgtaaatttattttttgcattaaTTTTAAGGACAAATCAGCTAAATGAAGCAAAAgatgtaatatataattaaaaaggaaatatatactattttaaggaataaatattttttatatttatcatttatttaaatttattgttgttaacatattatttttactcattatttttgaagctcttgaaatatttcaatGGATGGTTATTATGCCCACCCtctaacaaatatatattattatgtatggaggagttttttaaaaaaaaacaatattatgATGTCAgggaaatattttcttttattagaCAAAATAggtgatatatttttttaagaagAAGGAaacaaagaaatatatgcttataaagatattcatataaataaatatatatgtatgtgtgAATATATggtttcattattttcatttttattagccAAATACAATTGGAGAGTGCCTTCTATACAATAACAATTAAATCCATGATAATGTTGGAAAAAAACTCCATTGAAGAGGCGATGATAGTAAAGCAAAGAGATGAACTgcgaatatatattcctcTAAATTTTGCAGCAtacattaataatttttaacttggatattatttttctttgttCCACCCAGATTTACGACGATTCCTATAACATGtccatatatttaacaaatgaaattcacaatttattattaggtTAAAAggatattaaatatgtataattttgtCCACACTATTAGTTACATGCTTACAAATCCGATTATTGTATgtgcatatgtatatatatttatttgtttgttttatatattcatatgtaTAATGCTTTACCCACCTATCAGAAAACaacttatataattattatcacGAGAAATCAGAGAAACCGGaggtaataaatatttagtgcatttataaaatgaaatttatTTAGTTTTATTGTGCATATATCCAAATTCATATATGGGTATTTGATTTCTTTTCcgcttttctttttttaattcagaatttagaaaaattgGACACTTATGAAAAGAACATCAAAACAATTAttgtaatataaaaataaaaaacacacTAAATGaggaaataattatgaaaaatcacaatatatacttatgcttatttaatattttaatatttcgtTACATAAGCATTGTGCCCATGTCGTAGTTCCattcatataattgtttttttttctatcaTTTCCACTATACTTATAGGTACGAATGATAAATgaatcaataaaaaatcgaaGATACGTAAAGCTGTCTTCCAAAAGTTTGAGTTTGCTTGCTTGGACAAATATTTACTTTGATCTAAAGGATATAATTtcgtaatatatatttagcaaattaaatacaaacaaaaggatatgcaaataaaaagaaataatataaatgtgtatttctttattaatCTTTCGAATTTATAgatcaaatattttttatatttaaattgatTTTTTAGGAAATCAAATCATGATATAATAGATATCAAGGAATGTAGCGGATGGCTggatattttaaaactatCGTGTGTGTACAACCAAATATCTGAAtggtacatatatatatcttttgTGTAGACTTAGTGGATATAAATTGCTAATAAATGAAAGCcccacatatatatagtcatacatttgtatatataagaaCTCATATTAATGCAATTTTCAATATGggcataatatatacaaatgtcccaatgaaaaaagaggaagttattatatcatatttataacccgattaattatttttttttagttacAGCAGTTATTTTTCAGAAAAGTTTAAAGATGCATTAAAGGATATGAAAGATGACGAAGACGCTGTTAAGGTATGGATGAAAAAACagatatatttctttttaatattttaaaataatactttgaaattattaatgattattttttttattattacaggCATTGGAATATATCACCACTTATTTTGGAGACGAATCTTAGAAAAATGACATTTTCTTAAAGTTATGCAAATATAGGACTTTTTTATCcaagttataaaaaagtatattaatttaaaaaatttttcctttataaattttatggtacttacatttataaaagTAATCAAACATAGTAGTCTGCATACACAACAGTggttatacatattaaaatataaagaataataaattatacataatttaaatgaattatttcatttgatgtttatttatccccattttttttgttcattatattttgttttcccttcattccttttttatttttttttttgtaatttctttaaaatatgtttttttataaaacaaatatattatacaattagaataaaatatcataaatatatttttttatataatacaatCTTTGAGCATATTGTGCATATAAATGCTCCACACATCTGaggaatatttaaatattatttacaacgtcgtaaaattaacaataacggtttcaaaaatatatttgggattttattatatttttaaagtatatcttttaaaatagttaaaaaaaataataaataaattaaagaatattattatatttaattaaatataccgaaaaatatataaataaaaatattaataacgtattacatatttattacataaaataaaagctaactagaaataataataaaaccaCATTCtctatattaa is a window of Plasmodium chabaudi chabaudi strain AS genome assembly, chromosome: 5 DNA encoding:
- a CDS encoding translation initiation factor IF-3, putative, which translates into the protein MPFIEKGNFLKLIFYYNINPKYILLPFLKKDKIYTLIREYNTNDGKLKKKINDYSFVKKNCYDERKTERKNTNAEEKENISKSNRYGEITTNKVTIEDMPSSISSNIFIDKEGKSPYLGTNFNIGNYKKKIPYYNIDPSVKTKKIQIYHNCETHDMDRKINQIKNYLLNSTPVDILLICNADIRTKENIDKQNDDHDNNNSSFKDGNKTQSNSEISDKYTNFTEFQKINQTKYSLQTYAKIHLLLNHLRNIAYIDEIFRHIKNQNHIILIKAYPK
- a CDS encoding ADP-ribosylation factor, putative, with the translated sequence MGLVFSSIFSRLFSNKEIRILILGLDNAGKTTILNRLQLGDIVQTIPTIGFNVETVNYKNLKLQVWDLGGQSSIRPYWRCYYKNTNAIIYVIDSSDDERIINTKYEINTILKEPDLEGVLLVILANKQDVNSCLPISQISKDLNLTTIRDRQWAIFGTSATKNEGITEALDWLVSNLK